One Phycisphaera mikurensis NBRC 102666 DNA window includes the following coding sequences:
- a CDS encoding putative colanic acid biosynthesis acetyltransferase, with protein MLWALVEATLFRLTWPTWYRWRAFLLRCFGADVHPTTKIRRTCRFMCPWNLSVGDDTATGEEVWFYCLGPVTVGKRVTLSHFCKLCAGSHDYTRPASMPMLRPPIEIGDDAWVATDAFVGPGVTIGEGAILGARGGAFRSLEPWTVYVGSPCRPLKKRPGREAVTLERGAGHDRALRAPATPREA; from the coding sequence ATGCTATGGGCTCTGGTGGAGGCGACTCTCTTCCGGCTGACTTGGCCGACTTGGTACCGCTGGCGTGCCTTCCTGCTGCGCTGCTTCGGCGCGGACGTGCATCCAACAACGAAGATCCGCCGCACATGCCGCTTCATGTGCCCTTGGAACCTCTCGGTGGGCGATGACACGGCCACGGGAGAAGAGGTCTGGTTCTACTGCCTCGGCCCGGTGACGGTGGGCAAGCGCGTGACGCTGAGCCACTTCTGCAAGCTGTGCGCCGGCAGTCACGACTACACCCGGCCGGCCTCCATGCCGATGCTTCGCCCTCCGATCGAGATCGGTGACGACGCCTGGGTGGCCACCGATGCCTTCGTGGGTCCCGGCGTGACGATCGGCGAAGGCGCGATTCTGGGAGCCCGCGGAGGAGCTTTCCGCAGCCTCGAGCCCTGGACGGTGTACGTTGGCTCCCCGTGCAGGCCGCTGAAGAAGCGGCCCGGCCGGGAGGCGGTCACGCTGGAGCGTGGAGCCGGCCACGATCGGGCGCTTCGGGCACCCGCGACACCCCGGGAGGCGTGA